The sequence CCCGCGAGACCCTGCGTCTGTTCAGCTTCACCGCCACCAGCCGCGGGCTGCTCGAGCTGGTCGACGATCGGCCGGGCGCAGAGGACCGCCCTGCGCTGGGCGCCAACCCGCGCCAGCGCGGCGCGGCGCTGCTGGCCGAGCTCGGCCGCAACGAGACCGAGCTCATCGCCGAAGGCGACGCGCCGCTCGGCGCCGAGCGTTCGCCGTGGACGCAGCAGCTGCGCCAGCTGCTGTGCGGCGACCAGCGCAGCTCGGTGCTGCTGGTGGGGCCCAGTGGTTGCGGCAAGAGCACGCTGTTGCGCCGCGCGATCCATGATCGCCTCGAGGCCGACGGCTGGGCGGTGCACCGCAACCTCGATCAGGTCCACGCGGTGTGGTCGATCCGTGGCAGCCGCCTGATCGCGGGGATGTCGTACCTCGGCCAGTGGGAGCAGCGTTGCGTCGACCTGCTCGAAGCGTGCCGCACCGAGCGCGCGCTGCTGTGGATCGAAGACCTGCACGCGTGGGGCCGCATCGGCGAGAGTCGCGAGGCCGACCGCAACCTCGCCACCTTCTTCCGCGGGCCGATCGCGCGCGGCGAGCTGACGGTGCTGGCCGAGTGCACCGCCGAGCAGCTGCAGCTGCTCCAAGACGACGCGCCCGAGCTCGCGGCCGCGCTGACGACACTTTGGGTCGATGCCACCGACGCCCGCGAGACCGCACGCCTGGTCCACCACAGCGCGCGACGGCTCGAGGTCGACCACGGCGTGGGGTTCGACGCCGCGGCGTTCCGCACGATCGCCGATCTCGGCGGTGCGCTGTCGCCGAGCACGGCCGAGCCCGGCAAGTCGATCGAGCTGCTGCACGCACTCGCGCGAGGCGAGTACGGCTTCTCGCTCGAGCTCGACCTGGTCGAGCAGGAAGTCGCCGCCGGCCGTCGCCTGCATGCGATCCGCCGCTGGCGCGAGCTCTCGGGCGGCAGCCTCCACGCCGCGGTGCAGGCCGTCGACCAGTTCACCGCCACCGGGGTCTGGCCGGCGATCACCGAGCGCGTCCACGCGGTCGCATCACCGTCGGCCTACGGCACCATCGACCCCCGCTTCGACGAGGCACCACCGCCGGCCGTTGTCGGACACTCGGCGGTGGTGCGGCTGTTGGCCAAGCGCACCGGCGTGCCCGAGCTCTTGTTGGTGCCGCAGCGACCGCTCGCGGTCGACACCGTGCGCACGAGCTTCGCCGAGCAGGTGCTCGGACAATCGACCGCGGTCGATGCTGTGACCGACATCGTGCTGCGGATGCGCACGCAGCTCGACGACCGCGCGCGCCCCTACGGCGTGCTGCTGCTCTCCGGCCCCACCGGCACCGGCAAGACCGAGCTCGCCAAGTGCGTGGCGGAGTACCTCTATGGTGATCCCAAGCGGTTGATCCGACTCGACATGAGCGAGTACGGCGGCGCCGATGCGGTCGCGCGGCTGGTCGGCGACCGCGCGCGCCCCGAGGGCGTGCTCACCCAGGCCGTGCGCGCGCAGCCGTTCTGCGTGGTCCTGCTCGACGAGATCGACAAGGCCGATCCCGCGATCCTGGGCCTGATGCTGCAGGTCTTCGACGACGGCCGCCTCACCGACGCGGCCGGCCAGGTGGTCGACTTCAGCCACGCGGTGGTGCTGCTCACCTCGAACCTCGGCGCGACCACCGAGCGCGCGATCGGCCTCGGCGAGCGGCCCGAGCACGCGCGACGCGAGCTCGTGCGGGCGGTGCAGGACTTCTTCGCGCCGGAGCTGTTCAACCGCATCGACCGCGTGGTGCCGTTCGATCCGTTGTCGGTCGAGGGCGCCACTCGCATCGCGCACCGGGAGCTGCAGCAGCTGCTGACCCGCGACGGCTTGGTCGAGCGCAACGTGTTCGTGCGCTTCACGCCGGCGGTGATCGACTTCGTGGTCGCGCGGGGCTTCGCCGCCCGCGACGGTGCCCGCTCGCTCAAGCGCTGGCTCGAAGATCACGTCGGCGCGTGGTTGGCCGACGAGATCGCCGGCGGCCCGCTGGCGGCGATGCGTGTGTTCTGGCTGTACGTGCGCGACGGCCAACTCGCGCTCCACGGCGAGCACCTGATCGAGGCCACCTGGCGGGCCGACCCCGGCGCGATGCAGCTGCTGCTCGACCGCAACGCACGACAGCTCCGACGCGGACTCGCCGACGCACTGACGAGCGTCGAGACGGTGCTCGACAGCCCTGCGCTCGTGCGGCTGGGCGCGACCATGAGCGAGCAAGTCTCGCGCTCCGCCGCCGGCGACACCGCGGCCGGGCAGACCGCCTACAGCCTCGACCGTCTGCGTGGCGAGCTGCTCGAGCTGCGTGATCGCCTGCGCGTGCAGGCGGACTACGACCCCCTGCTCGCCGATGACACCCGCCAGGCCGAGGTGCACGGCGAGCTGGTCGAGGCCGAGCGCTTCGGCTGGGCCCGCCGCGCCGTCGCCAATGACGACGAGATCGTCCTGCGCGCACTCGACCCCCGCGGGCAGGTGCCCGCGCTGCCGCTGCGCACGCGCCCGCAGGTGCTCGACCTGCTCGATCGACTGCGACTGCTCGAGGTCGCGATCGCCCACGCCGACGATCCCGACGAACACGCGGTGCTGCTCGAGCTCACGCGCGTCAGCCGTACGCGCCCCGAGGGTCGCTTCGCACGGCCACGCGCGGGACTGCTGGAGTGGCTGGCCGAGGCGTACGCGGGGGCCCGCGTCGACGTCGACGAGCGCGTGGCGGCCTTCGGCGACACCATCGTGCGCTTCGACGACGAGCTCCCCGACGCGATGCGCGGCACCTGCGAGCAGATCGTCCTGCGCATCACCGGCCCCGGCGTGCGCACGCGGTTCCTCGCCGAACATGGCTGCCACGTGCGTCACGCACTGTCGGGCGCCACCGAGATCGTGCGTGTGCACGTGCGCCCGTGTGCCGGCGTCGACGCGGCGTCGTTCGCCCGTCAGGTGGTGCTGCGACGGCAGCAGTTCGCGGCTGCGCTCGAGCACGGCAGCGCGGCGCAACGGCCGGAGAACCCCGACGCGGTGCCGCCGATCGTGCGCGAGTACCACTTCGATCCCGCACCGAGCGGCGCGCCGGCGCCGATCACCGTCGAGGATCACCCGCTCGGTCACGTGCTGCGCCTGCACGTCGCGCGGCTCGCCGACGTGCTGCCGACGCTGTGGATGCTGCGGCCCGACCCGCAAGGCGGCGAGGGGGACACCGCGCCATGACCCGCCCGAGCTATCGCGTGCACATTGCAACCCACCACGACGGTCGTCGGACCGCACGGCTGCTGCCCACGCGCCCGCCCGAGCTGCGACCGCCGACCGCCTACGGCGACGACGACGAGCAGGTGCTCGCGCAGCTGGCGTTGGCGGTGGCCGAGCAGCCGGGACTGGCCGACGACTTCGCGTGGCACGAACCGCTGACCCTGCGCCGCGCGAGCATCACCGTGCACCCGCAGTCGATCATCGGCAAGCGTGCGGTGATCGGCGCGCGCCAGCTGCCGATCCGCATCGGGTACGCGTGGGCACCGCTGGGCAAGGGCGGCTTCAAGGTGTTGGTGCCCGCGCTGTCGTGGCTGTTCGTGGTCGAGACCCTCGAGCTCGCGCCCGAAATCGTGCGCCACGCGGTCGCCACGGCGCTGCTCGGCCAGCAGGCCGCGCGCATCTACGGCCTCCACGACGTCACCGACGAGCGCGTGATCGAGTGGGTGCCGCCCGCCAACGCGCGCGTGGCCCCGGCCCCCGAGCGTGACCAACGCGAGGTCGCGCCGGTGTTGGCCGCCATCGCGCAAGACTGGGTCGAGCGCGAGCGGCGACGGCCCGGTCGACGGCTGGTGGGCCAGTTCGACTTCAGCGCCCAGCTACCGCTGTTGCTGCGCGAGCAGCCACGCTCGCTGCTGCTGGTGGGGCCCGCCGGCTGCGGCAAGACCACGTGGGTGCGGGCGCTCGCACGCATGCTCGGCAAGCGCGACAGCGAGGACCCACCGCCGCGGCTGTGGGCGACCTCCGCCGATCGCATCGTCGCGGGCATGGTCTACCTCGGCATGTGGGAGCAGCGTTGCCTCGAGCTGGTCGCGGCGCTGTCCGGCACCGGCGACCTGCTCTACTTCGATCGACTCGCGCCGGTGCTCGCCGCGCAGACCGGGCGCTCGTCGATCGCCGACCTGCTGCAGCCCGCGCTACAGACCGGCGCGATCGCGGTGATCTCCGAGTGCACGCCGGACGAGCTCGAGCGGCTGGCCCAGCGCGCACCGTCGTTGTTGTCGCTGTTCCACTTGGTGCCGCTCGAGCCCCCGCCGGCGGCGGCCATGGTGGGTCTGC is a genomic window of Deltaproteobacteria bacterium containing:
- a CDS encoding ATP-dependent Clp protease ATP-binding subunit encodes the protein MVDTRSSLRGLCDLRVTVFERRQGATLYWHTLGLGELDRFERGPSALKLQQRIVQHLRRAIAKLWPAQLEALEFVPGRTLHGVELDMLLGEPRRRVRGRFSLVLEPRDRGGTDDAPLWIAYHPLRPHEWFPHAPERTLADEASSYFRQRWSSLDPLAIEQLRASPRETLRLFSFTATSRGLLELVDDRPGAEDRPALGANPRQRGAALLAELGRNETELIAEGDAPLGAERSPWTQQLRQLLCGDQRSSVLLVGPSGCGKSTLLRRAIHDRLEADGWAVHRNLDQVHAVWSIRGSRLIAGMSYLGQWEQRCVDLLEACRTERALLWIEDLHAWGRIGESREADRNLATFFRGPIARGELTVLAECTAEQLQLLQDDAPELAAALTTLWVDATDARETARLVHHSARRLEVDHGVGFDAAAFRTIADLGGALSPSTAEPGKSIELLHALARGEYGFSLELDLVEQEVAAGRRLHAIRRWRELSGGSLHAAVQAVDQFTATGVWPAITERVHAVASPSAYGTIDPRFDEAPPPAVVGHSAVVRLLAKRTGVPELLLVPQRPLAVDTVRTSFAEQVLGQSTAVDAVTDIVLRMRTQLDDRARPYGVLLLSGPTGTGKTELAKCVAEYLYGDPKRLIRLDMSEYGGADAVARLVGDRARPEGVLTQAVRAQPFCVVLLDEIDKADPAILGLMLQVFDDGRLTDAAGQVVDFSHAVVLLTSNLGATTERAIGLGERPEHARRELVRAVQDFFAPELFNRIDRVVPFDPLSVEGATRIAHRELQQLLTRDGLVERNVFVRFTPAVIDFVVARGFAARDGARSLKRWLEDHVGAWLADEIAGGPLAAMRVFWLYVRDGQLALHGEHLIEATWRADPGAMQLLLDRNARQLRRGLADALTSVETVLDSPALVRLGATMSEQVSRSAAGDTAAGQTAYSLDRLRGELLELRDRLRVQADYDPLLADDTRQAEVHGELVEAERFGWARRAVANDDEIVLRALDPRGQVPALPLRTRPQVLDLLDRLRLLEVAIAHADDPDEHAVLLELTRVSRTRPEGRFARPRAGLLEWLAEAYAGARVDVDERVAAFGDTIVRFDDELPDAMRGTCEQIVLRITGPGVRTRFLAEHGCHVRHALSGATEIVRVHVRPCAGVDAASFARQVVLRRQQFAAALEHGSAAQRPENPDAVPPIVREYHFDPAPSGAPAPITVEDHPLGHVLRLHVARLADVLPTLWMLRPDPQGGEGDTAP